One Leptospiraceae bacterium DNA window includes the following coding sequences:
- a CDS encoding histidine phosphatase family protein → MKNVYLIRHGETEYNAKGIIQGGGLDSNLTDAGEQQAILLMERLKRENFVCDKIYSSPVGRAKRTAEICSSYLNQPIQLDELLLEIGCGEYEGIEIASIPKDKLERLRISEFEKYPGGECVDDVRKRGEQFIEKYFQKNDETILIVSHGNYIRSFACALLGVPSSFALKVFMDNTGFSYFSKVNEIYRMIFWNDTSHLHSIKKL, encoded by the coding sequence ATGAAAAATGTTTATTTAATCAGGCATGGAGAAACGGAATATAACGCAAAGGGAATTATTCAAGGCGGAGGGCTTGATTCAAATTTAACAGATGCAGGGGAACAACAAGCAATTCTTTTAATGGAAAGATTAAAAAGAGAAAACTTTGTATGCGATAAGATTTATTCGAGTCCAGTAGGACGAGCAAAGAGAACAGCAGAAATTTGCAGTTCGTATTTGAATCAACCAATTCAATTAGATGAGCTTCTATTAGAAATTGGATGTGGGGAGTATGAAGGAATTGAAATTGCAAGTATTCCAAAGGACAAATTAGAAAGACTAAGAATCTCTGAATTTGAAAAATATCCTGGCGGTGAATGCGTGGATGATGTAAGAAAAAGAGGAGAACAATTTATAGAAAAATATTTTCAGAAGAATGACGAAACAATTTTAATTGTATCGCATGGAAATTATATTAGAAGCTTTGCCTGCGCCCTCCTCGGAGTTCCTTCTTCTTTCGCATTAAAAGTTTTTATGGATAATACAGGCTTTAGTTATTTTTCGAAAGTAAATGAGATATATAGAATGATCTTTTGGAATGATACATCTCATTTACATTCAATTAAAAAGCTCTAA
- a CDS encoding transcriptional regulator, with protein sequence MNNKILVHVRPIITKSDYKDTLARIKVLMDLSQKTKKEAAELDILATLVERYEEEHYPISPPDPIEAIKFRMEQMGLSQTNLAEILGSKHRASEYLNRKLPLSIQAIRKIKAALNIPGYILIQEYETVK encoded by the coding sequence ATGAATAATAAAATTTTAGTTCATGTTAGACCAATTATTACAAAATCAGACTACAAAGACACACTCGCAAGAATTAAAGTCTTGATGGATCTTTCACAAAAAACAAAAAAAGAAGCGGCAGAATTAGATATCCTCGCAACACTAGTCGAGCGCTACGAAGAGGAGCATTATCCGATTAGCCCCCCTGATCCGATTGAAGCAATTAAATTTAGGATGGAACAAATGGGATTGTCTCAGACAAACCTCGCTGAAATTCTTGGCTCTAAACACCGAGCCTCTGAATATCTAAATCGCAAACTCCCATTATCCATTCAAGCAATTCGTAAAATCAAAGCCGCCCTCAATATTCCAGGCTATATACTCATTCAAGAATATGAAACAGTAAAGTAG
- a CDS encoding HD domain-containing protein, translated as MPIILDLKSRFHRTLEKSRHISGRFICRQLDAEIVRLYSLLEKEYPEIKDRFCIVATGGYGRMELAPFSDIDLFYLHNGLSDSMLTEIISKINTFLYDSGKEVGHSCRTIEECLANLDNVNTFYAMLDSRFLTGSESLFLSYEVNFLKKLPFHLINHYNQDKINYLYATVNSDFPLLVAEPDLKNGHLGLRNLQAIYWIEKSTTYIPSLSGLALLPVFTRGEVQQIEAAYDFLLRARIALHALHGRKVDRLDLTQQPSVAEYMGFGAKTDIASVDKMMNTLYTHQNEIHSFMGIYLDYKMNNFNQMETLGKSEFFLQRLGDYLYPPKIGKLFSNPETLYGDILEIFYISHRLNLNLSPSLIGELRFASHFLQEDFKSSNHAIESFLKILKESRNIGKILTSMHRAGILENFMPEFGACVNFSLFSYHHQYPVDEHTLFILRELDNLLNSVFDDNEVQQVFYECDSIYILALAILVHDAGKVKQGDHCQYGAELATAIGERLGLGDEETDLLKFLVEVHIHMSELTSKRDISDPELLRDFANLVGTENRLKLLYVFTVIDTKSVGPNVLTNWKKSILYTLYKNTLEVLRNSDNSLLTTQISKDQELLKNYLLQKEKLEEGLTNHVLQFASEMMPQTYLRYNTPRRVVQQFLMHMNCKSNPSEIPEIEYEKEPAFVTVTVYSLEDRYLLSDLTGTVTSEALSVIGMRSFKNVNGFVISQIQITDSFGGGDIKEEKLERLKKNIKGVIEKRLNVENLLTSPIEWVNYNKIPDGMVAQKIEFNNVLSAEYTILEILLPDSLGLLYRIIKQILSFDVQLHFVRVSTSADYAYDSFYIKSSFGNKIEDVELLKKMEQEIANAASEKIKTEISYIEY; from the coding sequence ATGCCAATCATTCTTGATTTAAAATCTAGATTCCATAGAACACTCGAAAAGAGCAGGCATATATCTGGACGATTTATCTGTCGTCAGCTAGATGCAGAGATTGTGCGCCTATACAGCTTACTCGAAAAAGAATATCCAGAGATAAAAGATAGATTCTGCATTGTTGCAACTGGAGGTTATGGCAGAATGGAATTAGCCCCATTCTCCGATATTGATTTATTCTATTTACACAATGGTCTTAGTGATTCTATGCTCACAGAAATCATTTCAAAAATCAATACATTTCTCTATGATTCAGGAAAAGAAGTAGGACATTCCTGCAGAACCATCGAAGAATGCCTTGCAAATTTAGACAATGTAAATACTTTCTATGCGATGCTTGATTCTCGTTTTTTAACTGGCTCTGAAAGTCTATTTCTTAGTTACGAAGTTAATTTTCTAAAAAAATTACCATTTCACCTAATCAATCATTACAATCAGGATAAGATTAATTATCTATATGCTACGGTTAATTCTGATTTTCCGCTTTTAGTGGCGGAGCCTGATTTAAAAAATGGTCATCTCGGTCTAAGGAATCTACAAGCGATTTACTGGATCGAAAAATCTACTACATATATTCCTTCTCTCAGTGGTCTAGCATTGCTTCCTGTATTTACACGCGGAGAAGTGCAACAGATTGAAGCTGCCTATGATTTTTTACTCCGAGCACGTATTGCACTACACGCTCTTCATGGACGCAAAGTAGATAGACTGGACTTGACACAACAACCAAGCGTAGCGGAATACATGGGATTTGGCGCTAAGACGGACATTGCCTCTGTGGATAAGATGATGAATACACTTTATACTCATCAAAATGAAATTCATTCTTTCATGGGAATTTATTTAGATTATAAAATGAATAATTTTAATCAAATGGAAACACTTGGAAAGTCAGAATTTTTTCTACAGCGTTTAGGAGATTATTTATATCCTCCAAAAATTGGAAAATTATTTTCAAATCCTGAAACTCTATACGGTGACATCTTAGAAATTTTCTATATCTCTCACAGACTCAATCTGAATTTATCACCAAGTCTCATTGGCGAATTACGATTTGCCTCTCATTTCTTACAGGAAGATTTTAAGAGTTCCAATCATGCAATTGAATCATTTCTCAAGATTCTAAAAGAATCGAGAAACATAGGCAAAATTCTAACAAGTATGCATAGAGCCGGTATACTAGAAAATTTTATGCCTGAATTTGGAGCCTGTGTCAACTTCTCGCTTTTTAGTTATCACCATCAATATCCTGTTGATGAGCATACACTGTTTATCCTTAGAGAGCTTGACAATCTATTGAACAGCGTCTTCGATGATAATGAGGTCCAGCAAGTTTTTTATGAATGCGATAGCATATATATTCTTGCACTTGCAATTCTTGTTCATGATGCGGGTAAGGTCAAACAGGGAGATCATTGCCAATACGGAGCGGAGCTTGCGACGGCTATTGGAGAGCGTTTGGGACTAGGCGATGAAGAAACTGACTTGTTAAAGTTTTTAGTTGAAGTTCATATTCATATGTCGGAGTTGACTTCTAAGCGTGACATTTCCGATCCAGAACTACTTCGTGATTTTGCAAATTTGGTAGGGACAGAGAATCGACTCAAGCTACTGTATGTATTTACAGTCATTGATACAAAGTCTGTCGGTCCTAATGTTCTTACAAATTGGAAAAAATCTATTCTCTATACTCTCTACAAAAACACACTTGAGGTTTTGCGAAATTCCGACAATTCGCTATTAACAACTCAAATTTCTAAAGATCAAGAACTTCTAAAAAATTATCTTTTACAAAAAGAAAAATTAGAAGAAGGACTAACCAATCATGTTTTACAATTTGCATCTGAAATGATGCCACAGACTTATCTTCGCTACAATACTCCAAGACGGGTTGTTCAGCAATTTCTAATGCATATGAATTGTAAATCAAATCCTTCCGAAATTCCTGAAATTGAATACGAAAAAGAACCCGCGTTTGTAACGGTTACAGTGTATAGCCTTGAAGATAGATATTTACTTTCCGATCTAACTGGAACTGTTACTTCTGAAGCGTTAAGCGTAATAGGTATGCGTTCTTTCAAGAATGTAAATGGATTTGTAATCAGCCAGATTCAAATCACAGATAGCTTTGGCGGCGGCGATATTAAGGAAGAAAAACTAGAACGACTCAAAAAGAACATCAAAGGAGTCATAGAAAAAAGATTAAACGTGGAAAATCTTTTGACTTCTCCGATTGAATGGGTGAATTACAATAAAATTCCAGATGGAATGGTGGCGCAAAAGATTGAGTTTAACAATGTATTATCCGCTGAATATACAATTTTAGAAATCTTACTTCCTGACTCACTTGGATTACTCTACCGAATCATCAAACAAATTCTATCTTTCGATGTTCAACTTCACTTCGTTAGAGTTTCAACGAGTGCAGATTACGCCTATGACTCGTTTTATATTAAATCTAGCTTTGGAAATAAAATTGAAGATGTAGAACTCTTGAAAAAAATGGAACAAGAAATTGCAAATGCAGCCTCTGAAAAAATTAAAACAGAAATTTCTTATATAGAATATTAA
- a CDS encoding alpha-glucosidase, with amino-acid sequence MPNQLTTWWKEAVVYQIYPRSFKDSNGDGVGDLQGIIDKLDYLNGSPDSLGVDAIWLSPINPSPMVDFGYDISDYEDIDPVFGDLKTFKKLLKEAHKRDIKIIMDLVINHTSDQHPWFIESRSSKNNKKRDWYIWHDAIDDKPPNNWMAAFGGNAWEWDEKTRQYYYHGFTKEQPDLNWRNPEVKKAIFKMIAHWLDMGVDGFRLDVVNYYIKDKKLRDNPKDYFKGLRPYDIQHHIYDRDRPKVHSILKSFRKLLDSYEGDRMSVGEVFIEPPGNPKLATSYYGDNGDELHMAFNFAFLYCKWDANKFKEAIAALEKELKPGDWPNYTLSNHDQIRHIKRYEKGKETIPRMKIAAMLMLTLRGTPFLYYGEEIGMEDQSIPKDQIQDPLGKMYWPIFNGRDKSRLPMCWNSSEYAGFSKAKPWLPMNKNYKKINVEVEIPKPESLLNTYKKLLSIRRESNVLRKGDIRLLDDPNGKVLAYFRIYKKNRLLVLLNFKNEEVLFDLDKHTHPKIKASLVYSTNLRRQEGENIDLPHINLTPNEGMIIKFE; translated from the coding sequence ATGCCTAATCAATTAACAACTTGGTGGAAAGAAGCAGTCGTATATCAAATTTATCCGCGTAGTTTCAAAGACTCGAATGGAGACGGTGTAGGTGATTTACAAGGCATCATCGACAAATTAGATTATCTAAATGGCAGTCCTGATTCTTTGGGTGTTGATGCCATCTGGCTATCGCCCATTAACCCCTCGCCTATGGTAGATTTCGGATATGATATTTCGGATTACGAAGATATCGATCCAGTCTTTGGCGATCTAAAGACTTTTAAAAAATTACTCAAAGAAGCACATAAGCGTGACATTAAAATCATAATGGATTTGGTCATCAATCATACTTCCGATCAGCATCCCTGGTTTATAGAATCGCGCTCCTCAAAAAATAATAAAAAGCGAGATTGGTATATCTGGCATGATGCGATAGACGATAAACCTCCCAATAATTGGATGGCTGCCTTCGGAGGAAATGCATGGGAGTGGGATGAAAAGACTAGACAATACTACTACCATGGTTTCACAAAAGAGCAACCGGATTTGAATTGGAGAAATCCTGAAGTCAAGAAAGCAATTTTCAAAATGATTGCCCATTGGCTTGATATGGGAGTAGATGGATTTCGTCTTGACGTTGTGAATTATTATATCAAAGACAAAAAACTTCGCGATAATCCAAAAGATTATTTCAAAGGATTACGTCCCTATGACATTCAACATCATATTTACGATAGAGATAGACCAAAGGTTCATAGCATACTAAAAAGTTTTAGAAAGTTATTGGACTCCTATGAAGGTGATAGAATGTCTGTGGGGGAGGTATTCATTGAGCCTCCCGGCAATCCGAAATTAGCCACTTCTTACTATGGGGATAATGGTGATGAGCTGCATATGGCATTTAACTTTGCATTTCTCTATTGTAAATGGGATGCAAATAAATTCAAAGAAGCCATTGCTGCTTTAGAAAAAGAATTAAAACCAGGAGACTGGCCTAATTACACTCTAAGCAATCACGACCAGATACGCCATATTAAACGCTACGAGAAGGGAAAAGAGACCATTCCCCGCATGAAAATCGCAGCAATGTTAATGCTCACACTACGCGGCACGCCTTTTCTCTATTATGGAGAAGAAATAGGAATGGAAGATCAATCAATTCCAAAAGATCAAATCCAAGACCCACTAGGAAAAATGTATTGGCCAATATTTAACGGTCGCGACAAATCTAGATTACCCATGTGTTGGAATTCTTCTGAGTATGCAGGATTTTCAAAAGCAAAGCCATGGCTTCCAATGAACAAGAACTATAAGAAGATCAATGTAGAAGTAGAAATTCCTAAGCCAGAAAGTTTACTCAATACCTATAAGAAGCTACTTTCGATTAGACGCGAATCAAATGTATTACGAAAAGGAGATATTCGTTTACTCGATGACCCGAATGGAAAAGTCTTAGCGTATTTTAGAATCTATAAAAAGAATAGACTTTTAGTTTTACTCAATTTTAAAAACGAGGAGGTCCTTTTTGATTTAGACAAACATACTCACCCTAAAATCAAAGCCTCTCTAGTATATTCTACAAATCTTAGAAGACAGGAAGGGGAAAATATTGATTTACCCCATATTAATCTAACCCCCAACGAAGGGATGATAATCAAATTTGAATAA
- the queD gene encoding 6-carboxytetrahydropterin synthase QueD codes for MDEIELIRDFSFDAAHLLPNVPEGHKCKRLHGHTFHFKIHLKGIVDEQTGWLMDFGDIKKVVKPLIENHLDHYYLNDVVGLENPTSENIAIWIWKKLKPELPLLYKITLHETCNSACVYSGPK; via the coding sequence ATGGATGAAATAGAACTGATTCGAGATTTTAGTTTTGATGCTGCACATCTATTGCCTAACGTCCCAGAAGGACACAAATGCAAACGGCTGCACGGACATACTTTTCATTTTAAGATACATTTAAAAGGGATCGTAGATGAGCAGACTGGTTGGCTTATGGATTTCGGCGATATTAAAAAAGTAGTGAAACCACTCATCGAAAATCATTTAGATCATTACTATTTGAATGATGTAGTCGGACTAGAAAATCCTACGAGCGAGAACATCGCAATCTGGATTTGGAAAAAGCTCAAGCCAGAGCTTCCGCTCTTATATAAAATCACCTTGCACGAAACCTGCAATAGTGCCTGCGTTTATTCCGGTCCAAAATGA
- the queC gene encoding 7-cyano-7-deazaguanine synthase QueC, which translates to MKSTKNKKGALVLFSGGLDSTTCLYYALKQSKNVIAVSFDYSQRHKVEIKKAKKLTSLLKIPHTIVKINPEIFKNTSLVNREIKVPKNFSSTQKIPNTYVPGRNILFLSYAVSIAEGLGLNEIYIGVNALDYSGYPDCRPEFIKSFQNAISIGTKSGDEKKAIQIKTPLLHLSKKEIVILANQLKVPFHMTHSCYDPVKGKACGKCDSCLLRQKGFQEAGVLDE; encoded by the coding sequence ATGAAATCGACTAAGAATAAAAAAGGAGCCCTTGTTCTTTTTTCAGGAGGCTTGGATTCTACTACTTGCCTTTACTACGCATTGAAGCAAAGTAAAAATGTAATTGCGGTTTCTTTCGATTATTCACAAAGACATAAAGTGGAAATCAAAAAAGCAAAGAAGCTCACTTCCTTACTTAAAATTCCTCATACGATTGTAAAAATTAACCCAGAGATTTTTAAAAATACATCTCTCGTGAATCGAGAAATTAAAGTTCCTAAGAATTTTTCTTCCACGCAAAAAATTCCAAACACCTATGTTCCGGGTAGAAATATTTTGTTTCTGTCTTACGCTGTTTCTATTGCAGAAGGTTTAGGTCTGAATGAAATTTATATTGGCGTTAATGCACTGGATTATTCCGGTTATCCGGACTGTCGCCCTGAATTCATAAAGTCATTTCAAAACGCGATAAGCATTGGAACAAAATCAGGCGATGAAAAAAAAGCAATTCAAATCAAAACTCCCCTCTTACATCTTTCTAAAAAAGAAATTGTAATCTTAGCCAATCAATTAAAGGTTCCTTTTCACATGACTCATTCTTGTTACGACCCAGTAAAAGGAAAAGCATGTGGGAAATGCGATTCCTGTTTACTCAGACAAAAAGGTTTTCAAGAAGCAGGAGTTCTAGACGAATGA
- a CDS encoding DUF2461 domain-containing protein, protein MLQKTTLDFLNDLKKNNKKDWFERNKPNFEKAKLDFEVFISELFFQLAKTNKNLIGVDPKKCIFRIYRDARFSKNKEPYKTNFGAAISETGKSMETALFYIHIEPGNNSFIAGGRHMPDSASLRKLREKILENPKEFKKILSEKKFKSLFSELSDMKVKTVPRGFSKDHPEIELLKYTSYIVEKKIDDKLLLSPDFSKLCTEAYKVLFPLLKYLNKSE, encoded by the coding sequence ATGTTACAAAAAACAACTTTAGATTTTCTAAATGACTTAAAGAAGAATAACAAGAAAGATTGGTTTGAAAGAAATAAACCTAATTTCGAAAAAGCTAAACTCGATTTTGAAGTCTTTATTTCAGAACTTTTCTTTCAACTAGCCAAGACCAATAAAAACCTAATTGGTGTCGATCCCAAGAAATGTATTTTTAGAATTTATCGAGACGCGAGATTTTCTAAAAATAAAGAGCCTTACAAAACAAACTTCGGAGCCGCTATCAGCGAGACCGGCAAATCAATGGAAACCGCTCTATTCTATATACATATTGAACCGGGAAATAATTCTTTTATTGCAGGTGGGCGGCATATGCCAGATTCCGCTTCTCTTAGAAAACTAAGAGAGAAGATCTTAGAAAATCCAAAAGAGTTTAAGAAAATACTTTCCGAAAAGAAATTCAAATCTCTATTCTCCGAGCTTTCTGACATGAAAGTAAAGACAGTCCCAAGAGGATTCTCCAAAGATCATCCAGAAATTGAGCTTCTGAAATACACGAGTTATATCGTAGAAAAAAAGATAGATGATAAGCTTTTGCTTTCTCCAGATTTTTCTAAACTTTGCACCGAAGCCTACAAGGTATTATTCCCATTACTGAAATATTTGAATAAAAGCGAATGA
- a CDS encoding AraC family transcriptional regulator, with amino-acid sequence MTFSNFFLGFSSALALLFAVGEFSSVRLSSKNWYLGGVFLFLFSFLLQSFLWASGLLRVYPHLLHTHVPATLLIGFFLERYLLLMWENQAEKFSRFLLKCSLAMSVAILSLPLYLMSASEKLKYIEECYRAGTPSRSKIVIFLTIGILFFSFLNLLMRFIKLFRSSTFYSSKTLQLIFSILIIAFITILIGGVFAFYGSYIGMETNGYIIGCFLILLYILRLRNPEIFQEVQKIVEEEKKYKNSQLKSLDLNSVANKLTTLLEKEKIYREDNLNLTELASRIGISNHQLSEYLNQELKVSFFQLIHRYRIEEAKERLLSHSDETVLSIAYHVGYQSKSSFNDIFKKETGLTPTEFRKKTKK; translated from the coding sequence ATGACATTTTCCAATTTCTTCTTAGGTTTTAGCTCAGCACTTGCTTTGCTCTTTGCTGTTGGGGAATTTTCCTCAGTGCGATTGTCTTCTAAGAATTGGTATTTAGGTGGAGTCTTTTTATTTCTATTTTCCTTCTTATTACAGTCCTTTTTATGGGCGAGCGGATTACTCAGAGTATACCCTCACTTGCTTCATACGCATGTTCCAGCTACACTATTGATTGGCTTTTTCTTAGAAAGATACCTATTGCTTATGTGGGAAAATCAAGCAGAAAAATTCAGTCGGTTCTTACTGAAATGTTCACTTGCTATGAGTGTGGCTATTCTTTCTTTGCCGCTTTACCTTATGTCTGCAAGTGAAAAGTTAAAATACATAGAGGAATGCTATCGGGCAGGGACTCCGAGTAGATCTAAGATAGTTATTTTTTTGACAATAGGGATTTTATTTTTTTCCTTCTTAAATCTTTTAATGCGATTTATAAAACTATTTAGAAGTAGCACTTTCTATTCCTCTAAAACTTTACAGTTGATTTTTTCCATTTTAATCATTGCGTTTATTACTATTTTGATAGGAGGAGTCTTTGCCTTTTATGGCTCCTACATTGGAATGGAAACGAATGGCTATATCATTGGCTGCTTTTTGATTTTACTTTACATTTTGCGTTTACGAAATCCTGAAATTTTTCAAGAAGTGCAAAAAATTGTAGAAGAGGAAAAAAAATATAAGAACTCACAACTCAAATCCCTTGACCTAAATAGTGTTGCCAATAAACTCACTACTCTTCTAGAAAAAGAAAAAATCTATCGAGAGGATAATCTGAATTTGACGGAACTTGCTTCTCGAATCGGAATTTCAAATCACCAACTCTCTGAATACTTAAACCAAGAACTAAAAGTTTCTTTTTTTCAATTGATTCACCGCTATCGAATAGAAGAAGCAAAAGAAAGACTCTTAAGTCATTCCGATGAAACAGTCCTTTCTATCGCTTATCATGTTGGTTATCAATCCAAATCTTCTTTCAATGATATTTTCAAAAAAGAAACAGGTCTTACACCGACCGAATTTAGAAAAAAAACAAAAAAATAG
- a CDS encoding sterol desaturase family protein, whose protein sequence is MPFSCDLNLDCLIQVASFQLFMNFVRYYPIAGVAFLIFYMWKKNYFARFKIQDKYPKAEKIWMEIRQSAITLIMFSGIGITVYTLIRLGILKSYMYKDPTMYGGVPYMILSFILITIWHETYFYWAHRLMHHKKIYKYVHLVHHQSVNPTPVAAYNFHYIEAFFEAIYAVIFTLTVPIYYPVFIIHTFYAMIMNIWFHLGYEFMPKGFASHWFFKWINTSTHHNLHHQKFNGNYGLYLNFWDRIMGTNFPYYETYFDNLADKRNTALPVENEIHAPA, encoded by the coding sequence ATGCCATTTAGTTGTGATCTCAATTTGGATTGTTTGATTCAAGTCGCATCCTTTCAATTATTCATGAACTTTGTGCGTTACTACCCGATTGCGGGAGTAGCTTTTTTAATATTCTATATGTGGAAGAAAAACTATTTCGCCAGATTTAAAATTCAAGATAAATATCCTAAAGCGGAAAAGATTTGGATGGAAATACGGCAATCTGCTATTACCCTCATCATGTTCAGCGGAATAGGAATTACTGTTTATACTTTGATTCGTTTAGGAATTTTAAAAAGTTATATGTATAAAGACCCGACGATGTATGGCGGAGTTCCTTATATGATCTTATCCTTTATACTAATTACCATTTGGCATGAAACTTACTTTTACTGGGCTCATAGACTTATGCACCACAAAAAGATTTATAAATATGTTCATCTTGTCCATCATCAATCCGTAAATCCTACTCCTGTAGCCGCTTATAATTTTCACTACATTGAAGCTTTCTTCGAGGCGATTTATGCTGTGATATTTACACTAACGGTTCCTATCTATTATCCGGTATTTATCATTCATACTTTTTATGCGATGATTATGAATATTTGGTTTCATCTCGGATATGAATTTATGCCAAAAGGATTTGCAAGTCATTGGTTCTTTAAATGGATTAATACGTCTACTCATCATAATCTACACCACCAAAAGTTCAACGGAAACTACGGACTCTACTTAAACTTCTGGGATCGTATCATGGGAACAAACTTTCCATACTACGAAACATATTTCGATAACCTAGCGGATAAGAGAAATACTGCGCTACCAGTCGAAAACGAAATTCACGCTCCGGCTTAA
- a CDS encoding GDSL family lipase — protein MKKKIFLFAFILINLAIFEVILSVFDPEQILVKGFDKEMLFRMYPNKFGKVVSEEYSVLVETNLNGFRQKLEPETKYSTLVIGDSFTEGWGVEEKEIYTEVYNQNSKTDKLLNLGLHGSSPILFALQIKTYLETFKPKRVIVQLFDNDLDDNDKIEVFAERNEDGTVRAPKSRLAASIFGESLYNFFKERTLYRLTTKVYKFFQKQPSPILYYKAGREPGITVLSHKGSIEKFGGLKSLGNEINTKYGNQFGFYKDAKEELWKNRLSKNEIYLNQILKICKDKNVELSFLYIPAKEYFAQGGITGTITGHTSEAHKQENPHFLQIEKVCKENALKCYYANEYLFDKNPESLYFPYDAHLNAEGHKALAEMIGE, from the coding sequence ATGAAGAAAAAAATTTTCCTATTTGCATTTATTCTAATTAACCTAGCGATATTCGAAGTAATTCTGAGCGTATTTGACCCGGAGCAAATTCTAGTGAAAGGATTTGATAAAGAAATGCTATTTCGCATGTATCCAAATAAATTCGGCAAAGTGGTCTCAGAGGAATACTCAGTGCTTGTCGAAACCAACCTAAACGGATTCAGACAAAAATTAGAGCCAGAGACAAAGTATTCAACTCTCGTCATTGGAGACTCTTTTACGGAAGGATGGGGTGTTGAAGAAAAAGAAATTTATACGGAAGTTTACAATCAAAATTCCAAAACAGATAAGCTACTAAACTTAGGCTTACACGGATCATCCCCCATTTTATTTGCATTACAAATTAAAACCTACTTAGAAACTTTTAAACCAAAGCGAGTCATCGTCCAGCTATTCGACAATGACTTAGATGATAACGACAAAATAGAAGTATTCGCTGAACGAAATGAAGATGGAACTGTCCGTGCGCCTAAATCAAGATTAGCCGCAAGTATTTTTGGAGAGAGTTTATATAATTTCTTCAAAGAAAGAACTTTATATAGACTCACTACGAAAGTCTATAAATTCTTTCAGAAACAACCTTCTCCCATTCTCTATTACAAAGCAGGACGAGAACCAGGTATAACAGTTCTTAGCCACAAAGGTTCGATTGAAAAGTTTGGAGGACTCAAATCTTTAGGAAATGAAATTAACACAAAATACGGAAACCAATTTGGTTTTTACAAAGATGCAAAAGAAGAGCTTTGGAAGAATCGTCTTAGTAAAAATGAAATTTATCTAAATCAAATTCTAAAAATCTGCAAAGACAAAAACGTAGAATTGTCTTTTCTTTATATTCCGGCTAAAGAATATTTTGCGCAAGGAGGAATCACAGGCACAATTACAGGGCATACAAGTGAAGCGCATAAACAAGAAAATCCACACTTTCTCCAGATCGAAAAAGTCTGTAAAGAGAATGCGCTTAAATGCTATTATGCGAACGAGTATTTATTTGACAAGAATCCAGAGAGTCTATACTTTCCATATGATGCACATCTAAATGCGGAAGGTCATAAGGCGTTGGCAGAGATGATTGGGGAGTGA